The Euphorbia lathyris chromosome 2, ddEupLath1.1, whole genome shotgun sequence genome includes a window with the following:
- the LOC136218935 gene encoding uncharacterized protein, with translation MSTNTVNSTAGTPPNTNSNLNNTNSTLSITDTNPNHHPSLTVSNISTFIKITLDIEKGHYPTWAALFKLHATAFQVLDHILPPSPTDPSADTLKQSNPALWTRIDAVVLQWIYNTISLDLLHTIIVADSTAAGAWSRLQEIFSDNKNSRALFLQQEFSKTKLSDYSDISTYSQHLKSLSDQLSNVDCPVTNDQMVLQLISGLTDAYDTVGTQIRHGDPLPTFQRARSMLILEETACARKILPPSESVALTVSSGDTAIAPPQYSSSRPAHHRGSSSYRGGRHGGRPYRGRGGRHHHRSSQPPHYRPAPIAPWGYTYPWAPPQQWASPPCPYPTSGRQPSGSGILGPRPPMQQAHLNMEASSYVPTDIAEAMHTMTIAPPSDQWHMDTGATSHMTADKGFTDGHYYHEM, from the exons ATGAGTACCAACACGGTAAACTCCACCGCCGGAACACCACCAAACACAAACTCGAACCTCAACAACACAAACTCAACCCTTAGCATCACAGACACAAACCCTAATCACCATCCCTCCCTCACCGTATCCAACATATCTACCTTCATCAAAATAACCCTCGACATAGAAAAGGGACATTATCCTACTTGGGCGGCTCTATTCAAACTCCATGCCACGGCATTTCAGGTCCTGGACCACATACTTCCTCCCTCACCCACAGACCCTTCCGCTGATACTCTCAAACAATCCAATCCTGCTCTCTGGACTCGTATTGATGCTGTTGTTCTTCAATGGATCTATAACACCATCTCCCTTGACCTTCTACATACTATTATTGTAGCCGACTCCACAGCCGCCGGGGCCTGGAGCCGTCTTCAGGAGATTTTCTCAGACAACAAAAATTCCCGGGCTCTATTTCTTCAACAAGAGTTCTCCAAAACCAAACTCAGTGACTATTCTGACATCTCCACATACAGTCAGCACCTCAAATCCCTGTCTGATCAATTATCAAATGTGGATTGCCCGGTTACCAATGATCAGATGGTGCTACAGCTTATATCCGGTTTGACTGATGCGTATGATACTGTCGGCACTCAAATTAGACATGGGGATCCCCTTCCCACTTTTCAGAGAGCTCGATCCATGCTGATTCTGGAGGAAACAGCTTGTGCCCGTAAGATTCTCCCTCCGTCCGAATCCGTTGCATTGACTGTGTCGTCTGGTGACACTGCTATTGCGCCGCCGCAATACTCATCTTCCCGACCTGCGCACCATCGCGGCTCCTCCTCTTACCGCGGAGGTCGACACGGTGGCCGTCCGTATCGTGGCAGAGGTGGTCGACATCATCATCGGTCGTCTCAGCCTCCACATTATCGCCCTGCTCCTATTGCTCCTTGGGGATATACCTACCCTTGGGCACCACCGCAACAATGGGCATCTCCTCCCTGCCCTTATCCTACATCAGGCAGACAACCGTCAGGGTCTGGTATTTTGGGGCCTCGTCCCCCTATGCAGCAAGCACATCTTAATATGGAAGCATCATCATATGTGCCTACTGACATTGCGGAAGCCATGCACACCATGACAATAGCTCCACCTTCTGATCAATGGCACATGGACACCGGAGCTACCTCACACATGACAGCCGACAAAG gatttacagACGGGCACTATTATCATGAGATGTAA